Proteins encoded together in one Telopea speciosissima isolate NSW1024214 ecotype Mountain lineage chromosome 6, Tspe_v1, whole genome shotgun sequence window:
- the LOC122664448 gene encoding polygalacturonate 4-alpha-galacturonosyltransferase-like isoform X2, which translates to MQRLREKRREKRADELVRQDDGAIVKLENAAIERSKAVDSSVLGKYSLWRRENENENSDSTVRLMRDQMIMARVYANIAKMKNKIDLYQELLTRLKESQRALGEANADADLSRSAPEKIKAMGQVLSKVREQLYDCKLVTQKLRAMLQSADEQVRSLKKQSTFLSQLAAKTVPNGIHCLSMRLTIGYYLLPPEKRKFPRSENLENPNLYHYALFSDNVLAASVVVNSAIMNAKEPEKHVFHLVTDKLNFGAMNMWFLLNSPEKSAIHVENVDDFKWLNSSYCPVLRQLESAAMKEYYFKAAHPTTISAGSSNLKYRNPKYLSMLNHLRFYLPQVYPKLDKILFLDDDIVVQKDLTGLWSVDLHGKVNGAVETCGPSFHRFDKYLNFSNPHIARNFDPNACGWAYGMNIFDLKEWKKRDITGIYHKWQNMNENRELWKLGTLPPGLITFYRLIHPLNKSWHVLGLGYNPSVARGDIENAAVIHYNGNMKPWLELAMTKYRSYWTKYIKYDHPYIHSCNLE; encoded by the exons ATGCAGCGATTGAGAGAAAAAAGGCGTGAAAAACGGGCAGATGAGTTAGTTCGCCAAGATGACGGAGCAATTGTTAAGCTAGAAAATGCTGCCATTGAACGCTCAAAAGCTGTTGACTCTTCAGTTTTGGGTAAATACAGCTTATGGAGGCGAGAAAATGAGAATGAGAACTCTGATTCAACAGTACGCTTGATGCGAGATCAAATGATTATGGCAAGGGTATATGCAAACATTgcaaaaatgaagaacaaaattgACCTATACCAGGAGCTTTTGACAAGGCTCAAAGAAAGCCAACGTGCCCTTGGAGAGGCCAATGCTGATGCAGATCTAAGCCGCAG TGCACCTGAGAAAATCAAAGCTATGGGTCAAGTCCTGTCTAAAGTACGAGAACAGCTCTATGACTGCAAATTGGTTACTCAAAAGCTGAGAGCAATGCTTCAATCAGCTGATGAACAGGTGAGGAGCTTGAAGAAGCAGAGCACATTCCTAAGCCAATTAGCGGCAAAGACAGTTCCGAATGGGATCCACTGCCTGTCAATGCGTTTAACCATTGGCTACTACCTCCTTCCACCTGAGAAGAGAAAATTCCCAAGAAGTGAGAATTTGGAAAATCCAAATCTTTACCACTATGCTCTTTTCTCTGACAATGTCCTGGCTGCATCCGTTGTTGTCAACTCAGCCATCATGAATGCCAAG GAACCTGAGAAGCACGTATTCCATCTGGTGACTGATAAGCTGAACTTTGGAGCCATGAATATGTGGTTTCTGTTGAACTCTCCTGAAAAATCCGCCATCCATGTTGAAAATGTTGATGACTTCAAATGGTTGAACTCATCCTACTGTCCAGTTCTCCGTCAACTTGAGTCTGCTGCTATGAAAGAGTACTATTTCAAGGCAGCTCATCCAACAACTATCTCGGCTGGTTCTTCAAATCTGAAATACAGGAATCCGAAATATCTTTCAATGCTTAACCACCTGAGATTCTACCTTCCACAAGTTTATCCCAAGTTGGATAAGATCCTCTTTCTTGATGATGACATTGTTGTCCAGAAAGACTTGACTGGGTTGTGGTCAGTGGATCTCCATGGGAAAGTAAATGGAGCGGTTGAAACCTGTGGTCCAAGCTTTCACCGCTTTGACAAGTATCTCAATTTCTCTAACCCCCATATTGCGAGGAACTTCGATCCTAACGCATGTGGGTGGGCGTATGGGATGAATATTTTTGATCTGAAGGAATGGAAAAAGAGGGATATAACTGGGATCTATCACAAGTGGCAGAATATG AACGAAAATAGGGAGCTGTGGAAGCTTGGAACATTGCCCCCAGGATTGATTACGTTCTATCGGCTGATACATCCACTGAACAAATCATGGCATGTGCTTGGGCTAGGGTATAATCCAAGCGTTGCTCGGGGAGATATTGAGAATGCAGCGGTTATCCACTATAATGGGAACATGAAGCCATGGCTAGAGCTGGCCATGACCAAGTATAGATCATATTGGACAAAGTATATTAAGTATGACCACCCATACATACACAGCTGCAACCTCGAATGA
- the LOC122664448 gene encoding polygalacturonate 4-alpha-galacturonosyltransferase-like isoform X1 produces the protein MALKRGYSGAGLQKNRSGWCRVPVVILLFFAVFVPFLFLIGRSIHTTTGIADPNKIQTGADIQNIDWRERLAMQHLKSIFSKEVIDNITAGTDDMGPWSLDFVRKNSLSSWKVVGLEKSDQNNATSTEPNQTVTNIERKTPQAKPGIVVTDDNAQLLDTPEKLVRRRLREKRREKRADELVRQDDGAIVKLENAAIERSKAVDSSVLGKYSLWRRENENENSDSTVRLMRDQMIMARVYANIAKMKNKIDLYQELLTRLKESQRALGEANADADLSRSAPEKIKAMGQVLSKVREQLYDCKLVTQKLRAMLQSADEQVRSLKKQSTFLSQLAAKTVPNGIHCLSMRLTIGYYLLPPEKRKFPRSENLENPNLYHYALFSDNVLAASVVVNSAIMNAKEPEKHVFHLVTDKLNFGAMNMWFLLNSPEKSAIHVENVDDFKWLNSSYCPVLRQLESAAMKEYYFKAAHPTTISAGSSNLKYRNPKYLSMLNHLRFYLPQVYPKLDKILFLDDDIVVQKDLTGLWSVDLHGKVNGAVETCGPSFHRFDKYLNFSNPHIARNFDPNACGWAYGMNIFDLKEWKKRDITGIYHKWQNMNENRELWKLGTLPPGLITFYRLIHPLNKSWHVLGLGYNPSVARGDIENAAVIHYNGNMKPWLELAMTKYRSYWTKYIKYDHPYIHSCNLE, from the exons caGATCCAAACAAAATCCAAACTGGTGCCGATATACAG AATATAGATTGGCGAGAAAGACTGGCGATGCAACATTTAAAATCCATTTTCTCGAAAGAG GTCATTGACAACATTACAGCAGGCACAGATGATATGGGACCTTGGAGCCTTGATTTTGTTAGAAAAAACTCTTTGTCTTCATGGAAAGTTGTGGGGCTGGAGAAATCTGACCAGAATAATGCTACTTCTACAGAG CCAAACCAAACAGTTACAAACATAGAACGAAAAACTCCTCAAGCCAAACCAGGAATTGTTGTTACAG atgataaTGCTCAACTTCTTGATACACCCGAAAAACTAGTCCGAAGG CGATTGAGAGAAAAAAGGCGTGAAAAACGGGCAGATGAGTTAGTTCGCCAAGATGACGGAGCAATTGTTAAGCTAGAAAATGCTGCCATTGAACGCTCAAAAGCTGTTGACTCTTCAGTTTTGGGTAAATACAGCTTATGGAGGCGAGAAAATGAGAATGAGAACTCTGATTCAACAGTACGCTTGATGCGAGATCAAATGATTATGGCAAGGGTATATGCAAACATTgcaaaaatgaagaacaaaattgACCTATACCAGGAGCTTTTGACAAGGCTCAAAGAAAGCCAACGTGCCCTTGGAGAGGCCAATGCTGATGCAGATCTAAGCCGCAG TGCACCTGAGAAAATCAAAGCTATGGGTCAAGTCCTGTCTAAAGTACGAGAACAGCTCTATGACTGCAAATTGGTTACTCAAAAGCTGAGAGCAATGCTTCAATCAGCTGATGAACAGGTGAGGAGCTTGAAGAAGCAGAGCACATTCCTAAGCCAATTAGCGGCAAAGACAGTTCCGAATGGGATCCACTGCCTGTCAATGCGTTTAACCATTGGCTACTACCTCCTTCCACCTGAGAAGAGAAAATTCCCAAGAAGTGAGAATTTGGAAAATCCAAATCTTTACCACTATGCTCTTTTCTCTGACAATGTCCTGGCTGCATCCGTTGTTGTCAACTCAGCCATCATGAATGCCAAG GAACCTGAGAAGCACGTATTCCATCTGGTGACTGATAAGCTGAACTTTGGAGCCATGAATATGTGGTTTCTGTTGAACTCTCCTGAAAAATCCGCCATCCATGTTGAAAATGTTGATGACTTCAAATGGTTGAACTCATCCTACTGTCCAGTTCTCCGTCAACTTGAGTCTGCTGCTATGAAAGAGTACTATTTCAAGGCAGCTCATCCAACAACTATCTCGGCTGGTTCTTCAAATCTGAAATACAGGAATCCGAAATATCTTTCAATGCTTAACCACCTGAGATTCTACCTTCCACAAGTTTATCCCAAGTTGGATAAGATCCTCTTTCTTGATGATGACATTGTTGTCCAGAAAGACTTGACTGGGTTGTGGTCAGTGGATCTCCATGGGAAAGTAAATGGAGCGGTTGAAACCTGTGGTCCAAGCTTTCACCGCTTTGACAAGTATCTCAATTTCTCTAACCCCCATATTGCGAGGAACTTCGATCCTAACGCATGTGGGTGGGCGTATGGGATGAATATTTTTGATCTGAAGGAATGGAAAAAGAGGGATATAACTGGGATCTATCACAAGTGGCAGAATATG AACGAAAATAGGGAGCTGTGGAAGCTTGGAACATTGCCCCCAGGATTGATTACGTTCTATCGGCTGATACATCCACTGAACAAATCATGGCATGTGCTTGGGCTAGGGTATAATCCAAGCGTTGCTCGGGGAGATATTGAGAATGCAGCGGTTATCCACTATAATGGGAACATGAAGCCATGGCTAGAGCTGGCCATGACCAAGTATAGATCATATTGGACAAAGTATATTAAGTATGACCACCCATACATACACAGCTGCAACCTCGAATGA